One [Clostridium] saccharolyticum WM1 DNA segment encodes these proteins:
- the uvrB gene encoding excinuclease ABC subunit UvrB: protein MDFILHSEYDPTGDQPQAIDQLVKGFQEGNQFQTLLGVTGSGKTFTMANVIQKLQRPTLIIAHNKTLAAQLYSEFKEFFPENAVEYFVSYYDYYQPEAYVPSTDTYIEKDSAINDEIDKLRHSATAALSERKDVIIVASVSCIYGLGSPIDYQEMVISLRPGMIKDRDEVVHKLIDIQYDRNDMDFRRGTFRVRGDVVEIFPAYSGSEAYRVEFFGDEVERITEIDTLTGEIRAELGHVAIFPASHYVVSREKMELAAQTILEELKEQVAYFKSEDKLLEAQRISERTNFDVEMMKETGFCSGIENYSRHLTGGRPGDPPYTLIDYFPDDFLIIVDESHITLPQVRGMFAGDRSRKTTLVNFGFRLPSALDNRPLNFEEFESKINQMMFVSATPSVYEAEHELLRVEQIIRPTGLLDPEIDVRPVEGQIDDLVSEVNKEISKKNKVLITTLTKRMAEDLTDYMREVGIRVKYLHSDIDTLERSEIIRDMRLDVFDVLVGINLLREGLDIPEITLVAILDADKEGFLRSETSLIQTIGRAARNSEGHVIMYADKVTDSMRVAIEETNRRRAIQQLYNEEHGITPTTIKKSVRDLIAISKAAIEEEKDFKKDPESMDAKELEKLAKELTKKMHQAAAELNFEEAARLRDRMVQIKKMLQDMED, encoded by the coding sequence ATGGACTTTATATTGCATTCAGAATATGACCCTACCGGTGACCAGCCTCAGGCCATTGACCAGCTTGTGAAGGGATTCCAGGAGGGCAATCAATTCCAGACCCTGCTTGGGGTCACAGGCTCTGGTAAGACCTTTACCATGGCTAATGTGATCCAGAAGCTGCAGAGGCCTACTCTAATCATCGCTCATAATAAGACGCTTGCCGCCCAGCTTTACAGCGAGTTCAAGGAGTTCTTCCCGGAAAATGCGGTGGAGTATTTTGTTTCCTATTATGATTATTACCAGCCTGAGGCATATGTGCCTTCCACAGACACCTATATAGAAAAGGATTCTGCTATTAATGATGAGATAGACAAGCTCCGGCACTCGGCTACAGCGGCCCTATCGGAACGGAAGGATGTAATCATCGTAGCATCGGTTTCCTGTATTTACGGCCTGGGAAGCCCTATCGATTATCAGGAAATGGTTATTTCCTTAAGACCCGGCATGATCAAGGACAGGGATGAAGTGGTCCATAAGCTGATTGACATCCAGTATGACCGGAATGATATGGATTTCAGGCGCGGGACCTTCCGGGTAAGAGGAGATGTGGTGGAGATATTCCCTGCCTATTCCGGAAGCGAGGCCTACCGGGTGGAATTTTTTGGAGATGAAGTGGAACGCATTACGGAGATCGATACCCTGACCGGAGAGATTCGGGCGGAGTTGGGGCATGTGGCCATATTCCCGGCCTCCCATTACGTGGTATCAAGGGAGAAGATGGAGCTGGCAGCACAGACAATCCTGGAGGAATTAAAGGAGCAGGTGGCATATTTTAAAAGCGAGGACAAGCTGTTAGAGGCCCAGAGGATATCAGAGCGGACAAATTTCGATGTGGAAATGATGAAGGAAACCGGCTTTTGCTCCGGGATCGAGAACTATTCCAGGCATTTAACCGGCGGCCGTCCAGGAGACCCCCCCTATACCCTGATCGATTATTTCCCCGATGACTTTCTGATCATAGTGGATGAATCCCACATCACCCTGCCTCAGGTGCGGGGCATGTTTGCTGGAGACCGATCCAGGAAGACCACTCTTGTGAATTTTGGTTTCCGCCTTCCCTCTGCCCTTGATAACCGGCCTTTGAATTTTGAGGAATTTGAGTCAAAGATCAATCAGATGATGTTCGTTTCTGCCACACCTTCCGTATATGAGGCGGAGCATGAGCTTTTAAGGGTGGAGCAGATCATCCGGCCTACCGGGCTTCTGGATCCTGAAATCGATGTAAGGCCGGTGGAAGGACAGATCGATGACCTGGTTTCCGAGGTAAATAAGGAAATTTCAAAGAAAAACAAGGTACTGATCACTACCCTGACCAAGCGGATGGCAGAGGATTTAACCGATTACATGAGAGAAGTAGGAATCCGGGTCAAATACCTCCATTCCGATATTGATACCCTGGAGCGCTCTGAAATCATCCGGGATATGCGTCTGGATGTGTTTGATGTGCTTGTAGGGATCAACCTTCTGCGGGAGGGCCTTGATATTCCGGAAATCACTTTGGTGGCGATCCTGGATGCGGACAAAGAGGGATTTCTCCGGTCTGAGACCTCTCTGATCCAAACCATAGGAAGGGCGGCCAGAAATTCCGAAGGCCATGTGATTATGTACGCAGATAAGGTGACGGATTCCATGCGCGTGGCGATTGAGGAGACCAACCGAAGGAGAGCCATACAGCAGCTCTATAATGAAGAGCATGGAATCACACCCACCACCATCAAGAAGTCGGTCCGTGACCTTATTGCCATCTCAAAAGCAGCCATTGAGGAAGAGAAGGACTTTAAAAAGGATCCGGAATCCATGGATGCAAAAGAATTGGAGAAGCTTGCAAAGGAGCTTACAAAGAAGATGCACCAGGCGGCAGCAGAGCTGAATTTCGAGGAAGCTGCCAGGCTGCGTGACCGGATGGTACAGATTAAGAAAATGCTTCAGGATATGGAAGATTAA
- a CDS encoding S41 family peptidase: MESKNKFWKGALVGALLTTLAGLVIVGMSLGIFLIGRAAIDGKGQAAESAQAENQDGNLDMNRIVNKIQTIQSVIDKYYLFNENTKNVEDWIYKGMLYGLEDPYTVYYTADEYEKLMEDTAGEYCGIGVMVSQSAATGIITVTKVFEGTPGAEAGMLPGDLIYKVGDEEVTGMDLELVVKDHIKGAEGTPVTVTVLRTDTGAYIDMTMERRQITVPTVEHEMLADNIGYISVSQFDTVTAGQFKSAIDDLEKQGMEKMIVDLRNNPGGVVDAVVSMLDYILPDDLVIEGDPDLVRTKKNKTLLVYMADKYGEGEQYYASDGHKIDVPIAVLVNGQSASASEVFSGALKAYDKAKLVGTKTFGKGIVQTLFPLDHGTAIKMTVAHYYTPSGFDLHGKGLEPDVAVELNENLKTKIKIEHGEDNQLGEAIKVLNENR, translated from the coding sequence GTGGAAAGTAAGAATAAATTTTGGAAAGGCGCCCTGGTAGGGGCGCTTCTGACCACATTGGCAGGTCTTGTTATTGTAGGGATGTCTTTGGGAATCTTTCTGATTGGCAGAGCAGCCATAGACGGAAAGGGTCAGGCAGCGGAATCCGCCCAGGCAGAGAACCAGGATGGCAACCTGGATATGAACCGGATCGTGAATAAAATCCAGACGATCCAGAGCGTGATTGATAAGTACTATCTCTTTAATGAGAATACGAAAAATGTGGAAGACTGGATCTATAAGGGAATGCTGTATGGATTAGAGGACCCTTATACCGTATACTATACTGCAGACGAATATGAGAAGCTGATGGAGGATACGGCCGGAGAATATTGCGGTATCGGAGTCATGGTCAGCCAAAGTGCTGCTACCGGAATCATAACAGTTACCAAGGTTTTTGAAGGTACGCCTGGGGCTGAGGCAGGTATGCTGCCCGGAGACTTAATCTATAAGGTAGGCGATGAGGAAGTCACCGGTATGGATTTAGAGCTGGTGGTAAAGGACCACATCAAGGGGGCGGAAGGAACACCGGTAACGGTTACAGTCCTTCGTACTGACACAGGGGCGTACATTGATATGACCATGGAGCGGCGCCAGATTACGGTTCCTACTGTGGAGCATGAAATGCTGGCAGATAATATCGGCTATATATCGGTCAGCCAGTTTGATACGGTTACGGCAGGCCAGTTTAAGAGCGCCATTGATGATCTGGAAAAACAGGGCATGGAAAAAATGATCGTGGATTTAAGAAATAATCCGGGCGGAGTAGTAGATGCGGTGGTTTCCATGCTGGATTACATTCTTCCTGATGATTTGGTAATTGAAGGAGATCCTGATCTGGTAAGAACCAAAAAGAATAAAACACTTCTTGTTTATATGGCGGATAAATATGGAGAAGGGGAGCAGTATTACGCTTCTGACGGCCATAAAATAGATGTACCGATTGCTGTTTTGGTCAACGGCCAGTCTGCCAGCGCTTCCGAGGTATTTTCAGGAGCTCTGAAGGCTTATGACAAGGCAAAACTGGTGGGAACAAAAACCTTTGGAAAGGGAATTGTTCAGACTCTGTTTCCTCTTGATCATGGTACGGCCATTAAGATGACGGTTGCCCATTACTATACGCCCAGCGGTTTTGATCTCCATGGGAAAGGTCTGGAACCGGATGTTGCAGTTGAATTAAATGAGAATCTAAAAACCAAGATCAAAATAGAGCATGGGGAAGACAACCAGCTTGGAGAAGCGATAAAAGTTTTAAACGAAAACCGTTAG
- a CDS encoding ABC transporter ATP-binding protein → MASLSLKNIVKRYPNGFEAVKDFNLEIADKEFVIFVGPSGCGKSTTLRMIAGLEDISSGELYIDGKLMNDVEPKDRDIAMVFQNYALYPHMTVFDNMAFGLKLRKTPKDEIDKLVHEAARILDLEHLLDRKPKALSGGQRQRVAMGRAIVRNPKVFLMDEPLSNLDAKLRGQMRIEISKLHQRLQATIIYVTHDQTEAMTLGTRIVVMKDGVIQQVDSPQNLYDKPGNKFVAGFIGAPQMNLIEATVAKKGSDVTLTFGGNTIALPEGKAKKLEDAGYIGKTVVLGIRPEDLHDEEAFLASSPASVIDATIRVYELLGAEVYLYFDVEDVNFTARVNPRTTARPGDTIQLALDLTKIHVFDKDTEIVVLN, encoded by the coding sequence ATGGCTAGTTTATCACTGAAAAACATCGTCAAGAGATATCCTAACGGATTTGAAGCAGTGAAAGATTTTAATCTGGAAATTGCTGATAAGGAATTTGTCATTTTCGTAGGACCATCCGGATGTGGAAAGTCCACAACCCTTCGTATGATTGCAGGTCTGGAAGACATTTCTTCTGGTGAACTTTACATTGATGGTAAATTAATGAATGATGTAGAGCCTAAGGACAGAGACATCGCAATGGTGTTCCAGAACTACGCTTTGTATCCTCATATGACCGTATTCGATAACATGGCGTTTGGTCTGAAACTGAGAAAGACCCCAAAGGACGAGATTGATAAGCTGGTTCATGAAGCTGCAAGAATCCTTGATCTTGAGCATTTATTAGACCGTAAGCCAAAGGCTTTATCCGGTGGACAAAGACAGCGTGTTGCCATGGGACGTGCTATTGTTCGTAATCCAAAGGTCTTCCTGATGGATGAGCCGTTATCCAACCTTGATGCAAAACTGAGAGGCCAGATGCGTATTGAGATCTCCAAGCTTCATCAGAGACTGCAGGCAACCATCATCTACGTAACCCATGACCAGACAGAGGCTATGACCCTTGGTACCAGAATTGTAGTAATGAAGGATGGAGTGATCCAGCAGGTTGACTCTCCTCAGAACTTATACGATAAGCCAGGTAACAAATTCGTTGCCGGATTTATCGGAGCTCCTCAGATGAACCTGATCGAAGCGACGGTAGCTAAGAAGGGAAGCGATGTTACTTTAACATTCGGCGGAAATACCATTGCCCTTCCAGAAGGAAAAGCGAAAAAGTTAGAGGATGCAGGTTATATTGGAAAGACGGTTGTCTTAGGTATTCGTCCGGAAGATTTACATGATGAGGAAGCGTTCCTCGCATCTTCTCCTGCAAGTGTCATTGATGCTACCATCAGAGTTTACGAATTATTAGGTGCGGAAGTTTACTTATACTTTGATGTGGAAGATGTAAACTTTACGGCAAGAGTAAATCCTCGTACAACTGCAAGACCTGGCGATACCATTCAGCTGGCTCTTGACTTAACAAAGATCCATGTGTTCGATAAAGATACAGAAATCGTTGTTTTAAACTAA
- a CDS encoding class I SAM-dependent methyltransferase, whose translation MDSIDYYNKYAAKEFEETVNQDMTGIMKEFLDLLEEGDTILDLGCGSGRDSLTFYELGYDVTPLDASEEMCKLAEIHTGLEVLQMTFEQMDFDNVFDGIWACASLLHIPKKELSDILTKIARALNDKGILYMSFKLGDFEGFRGKRYFCDFTADSISEVLRDNGRFEIVKLWETEDVRSGHSDVKWLNVLVKKQ comes from the coding sequence TTGGACTCGATAGACTATTATAATAAGTATGCGGCAAAGGAATTTGAAGAAACAGTGAACCAGGATATGACAGGGATCATGAAAGAATTTCTGGATCTTCTGGAAGAAGGCGATACGATTCTGGATTTAGGATGCGGATCAGGCAGAGACAGCCTGACATTCTATGAACTGGGATATGATGTGACGCCGCTTGATGCATCAGAAGAGATGTGTAAGCTGGCAGAGATCCATACCGGCCTGGAAGTACTTCAGATGACATTTGAACAAATGGATTTTGACAATGTGTTTGATGGAATCTGGGCATGCGCATCCTTACTTCATATTCCGAAAAAGGAACTGTCTGACATTCTTACAAAGATAGCAAGGGCCTTAAATGATAAGGGAATTCTTTATATGTCTTTTAAACTGGGAGACTTTGAAGGATTCAGAGGAAAACGGTATTTCTGCGACTTTACCGCAGATTCCATTTCGGAAGTTTTAAGAGATAACGGCAGGTTTGAGATCGTAAAGCTTTGGGAAACAGAGGATGTTCGTTCTGGTCATTCTGATGTAAAATGGTTGAACGTTCTTGTGAAAAAGCAATAA
- a CDS encoding glycoside hydrolase family 88 protein, which produces MELIRRIFSVIPYPVGRRIFTRRFFFKNLFYYEEVAGSGAIAGGIIKGINTGIHDETYHDCAERAMNAICKNTGADGTVLNDSAGTGMGYDADHYKTIIIRPMACGQSLDDFAFRSIEINI; this is translated from the coding sequence ATGGAGCTTATACGGCGTATTTTCAGCGTCATTCCTTATCCGGTTGGCAGAAGAATTTTCACTCGTAGATTTTTTTTCAAAAATCTTTTCTATTACGAAGAAGTAGCCGGTTCGGGAGCAATCGCCGGCGGTATAATAAAAGGAATAAACACGGGGATACATGATGAAACATACCATGACTGTGCGGAACGTGCAATGAATGCAATTTGCAAAAACACAGGGGCAGATGGCACCGTCTTAAATGATTCCGCAGGAACCGGAATGGGCTATGATGCAGATCATTATAAAACTATCATCATTCGTCCCATGGCCTGCGGACAGTCATTGGATGATTTCGCTTTTCGAAGCATTGAAATAAATATCTAA
- a CDS encoding acyl-[acyl-carrier-protein] thioesterase: MYTFGSRVRYSETDECGKLTLTGIMNYLQDCSTFQSEDIGLGLSYLTDRHKAWWLSSWQIVVDRYPVLGEEIVVGTWPYDFKGFYGYRNFTLCDQAGRYLVRANSVWFLFDTEKGRPVKIEPEDIRGYGSGVEKQLPMDYASRKIQLPVEYENTEPVIVGKHHIDTNHHVNNAQYVEIAREVLPDEMEVSELRVEYKKAAVFGDVIYPRVSRTEEGYTVSLCDERGAAYAVIWLRGTTERM; encoded by the coding sequence ATGTATACATTTGGCAGCAGGGTCCGTTACAGTGAAACAGATGAATGCGGAAAACTGACATTAACAGGTATCATGAATTATCTGCAGGATTGCTCTACGTTTCAGTCTGAGGATATCGGCCTTGGACTTTCCTACTTAACGGACCGGCATAAGGCCTGGTGGCTTTCCTCCTGGCAGATCGTGGTGGACCGTTATCCCGTGCTGGGGGAGGAGATCGTAGTGGGTACCTGGCCCTATGACTTTAAGGGGTTTTACGGATACCGGAATTTTACCCTATGTGATCAGGCCGGTAGGTATCTTGTAAGGGCTAATTCCGTATGGTTTCTGTTTGATACGGAAAAGGGGCGTCCTGTGAAAATTGAACCGGAAGACATTCGGGGTTATGGAAGCGGCGTAGAAAAACAGCTTCCCATGGACTATGCATCCCGTAAGATCCAATTGCCGGTGGAATATGAGAACACAGAGCCGGTTATTGTTGGAAAGCATCATATTGACACGAACCACCATGTCAATAATGCTCAGTATGTAGAGATTGCCAGAGAGGTACTTCCGGATGAAATGGAAGTTTCCGAACTGAGAGTGGAATATAAAAAGGCGGCAGTCTTTGGAGATGTAATTTATCCCCGTGTGAGCCGGACAGAGGAAGGTTATACGGTTTCCCTGTGTGATGAACGGGGAGCAGCTTACGCAGTCATCTGGCTGCGGGGAACAACAGAGAGGATGTAA
- a CDS encoding threonine aldolase family protein: MYSFNNDYSEGAHPKILEAMIHANLVQNPGYGMDDHCANARALIKKEIGREDADVHFIVGGTQTNLITIGTALRPWQAVISTDKGHINVHETGAIEATGHKVLAMPCGNGKLTPAHIQKALDLHTDEHMVQPKMVYISNATETGTQYTKKELEALHHICRQKDLYLFLDGARLGSALTSSVNDVTLEDIARLTDVFYLGGTKGGALFGEALVICHQDLKPDFRFMVKQRGAMLAKGWLLGIQFEELFSNNLFYDLASHANEMSAILRKGIEACGYSFFSDSKTNQLFPIFPDQVIAKLEKDFLFSVQERIDDSHTAIRLVTSWATSEEACRRFISLLETCR, from the coding sequence ATGTACAGTTTTAATAATGACTATAGCGAAGGGGCGCATCCAAAGATTTTAGAAGCCATGATCCATGCCAATCTGGTCCAGAACCCAGGCTATGGAATGGATGACCATTGCGCCAATGCCCGTGCCCTCATCAAAAAGGAAATCGGCAGGGAGGATGCAGACGTCCATTTCATCGTGGGCGGTACCCAGACCAATCTGATTACTATCGGCACCGCCCTGCGTCCATGGCAGGCGGTCATCTCCACGGACAAGGGTCATATTAACGTTCATGAGACAGGAGCCATTGAGGCTACAGGACATAAGGTTCTGGCAATGCCATGCGGGAATGGAAAGCTGACTCCTGCCCACATCCAGAAAGCGCTGGACCTTCATACCGATGAGCACATGGTACAGCCGAAAATGGTCTATATCTCCAACGCCACAGAGACAGGCACCCAATATACCAAAAAGGAACTGGAAGCACTGCACCACATCTGCCGCCAGAAGGACCTGTACCTGTTTTTAGATGGAGCCCGCCTGGGGTCTGCCCTTACAAGTTCTGTTAATGATGTAACACTGGAAGACATTGCAAGACTCACCGATGTATTTTATTTAGGAGGTACCAAGGGAGGTGCCCTGTTTGGAGAAGCTCTTGTGATCTGCCACCAGGATTTAAAGCCGGACTTCCGGTTCATGGTGAAACAGCGGGGAGCTATGCTGGCAAAAGGCTGGCTGCTGGGAATCCAGTTTGAAGAGCTGTTTTCCAACAATCTCTTTTATGATCTGGCCTCCCATGCAAACGAAATGTCTGCGATTTTAAGAAAAGGAATCGAAGCTTGCGGATATTCCTTTTTCTCCGATTCCAAGACAAATCAGCTTTTCCCCATATTTCCGGACCAGGTGATTGCAAAGCTGGAAAAAGACTTCCTTTTTTCCGTTCAGGAACGGATCGATGACAGTCATACCGCCATCCGGCTGGTCACTTCCTGGGCGACCAGCGAAGAAGCATGCCGCCGGTTTATCAGCCTTCTGGAAACATGCCGATAG
- the ftsX gene encoding permease-like cell division protein FtsX, translating to MRISTFWYCLKQGVNNICRNILFSLASIATVSACIFLFCLFFSIVINVQHVIKNTEGTVGITVFFDEGLDANKIKEIGNKIKARDDVKEVTYTSAEEAWEEFKQEYFGDMQDLAEGFEEDNPLANLASYTIFLKDLVDQDQVVNWLKSIDGVRRVNYSKTAAEGMNSLSKVIGVLSMLIIGVLLAVAIFLISNTISVAAAFRKSENEIMKLIGATNYMIRAPFVVEGVIIGLVGACIPLISIYFLYRSAVGYVITKFSILSGLFQFLPVEAIFPYMAATALALGVGIGFFVSFFTIRKHLKV from the coding sequence ATGAGAATTAGTACGTTTTGGTATTGCCTGAAACAAGGGGTAAATAATATATGCAGGAACATTTTGTTTTCCCTGGCGTCCATTGCAACGGTTTCCGCCTGCATTTTTTTGTTCTGCCTGTTTTTTTCTATTGTTATTAACGTGCAACATGTGATTAAGAATACGGAAGGCACAGTGGGAATCACGGTGTTTTTTGATGAGGGGCTGGACGCGAATAAGATCAAGGAAATCGGAAATAAGATCAAAGCCAGAGACGATGTAAAGGAAGTGACATACACTTCGGCGGAGGAGGCATGGGAGGAATTTAAGCAGGAATACTTCGGGGATATGCAGGACCTTGCAGAAGGATTTGAGGAGGATAACCCGCTGGCCAATTTAGCTTCTTATACCATATTTTTAAAGGACTTAGTGGATCAGGATCAGGTTGTGAACTGGCTGAAGAGTATTGACGGTGTCAGGAGGGTGAATTATTCCAAGACAGCAGCAGAAGGAATGAACAGCTTAAGCAAAGTGATCGGAGTTCTCTCCATGCTGATCATCGGTGTTTTATTGGCTGTGGCCATATTCCTGATCAGCAATACCATTTCCGTGGCAGCGGCCTTCCGGAAGAGTGAAAACGAGATCATGAAATTAATTGGCGCCACCAACTATATGATCCGGGCCCCCTTTGTGGTGGAAGGAGTTATCATCGGACTGGTGGGTGCCTGCATTCCTCTGATATCTATTTATTTTTTATACCGGTCCGCGGTTGGATATGTGATCACAAAGTTCAGCATCTTATCCGGGCTGTTTCAGTTCCTTCCGGTGGAAGCCATATTTCCCTATATGGCGGCAACTGCGCTGGCTCTAGGCGTTGGGATCGGATTTTTTGTAAGCTTCTTTACCATACGGAAGCACTTGAAAGTTTAA
- the ftsE gene encoding cell division ATP-binding protein FtsE, whose protein sequence is MIELWNVSKTYEAGNKALRNVSMTIEDGEFVFIIGRSGSGKSTLLKMLLKEVEPTSGKIIVNDMNLSKMPRAFIPKYRRKLGMVFQDFRLLKDRNVYENVAFAQRVIGASTRSIKESVPAMLKMVGLSSKYKFFPQQLSGGEQQRVAIARALINRPEILLADEPTGNLDGHNSMEIMKLLNEVNKLGTTVIVVTHSQEIVDRMKKRVVVMDRGTIISDEKKGGYTYEN, encoded by the coding sequence ATGATTGAACTTTGGAATGTAAGCAAAACATATGAGGCCGGAAACAAGGCGCTGCGCAATGTCAGCATGACCATTGAGGATGGGGAATTCGTGTTCATCATTGGCCGCAGCGGTTCGGGCAAATCCACTCTTTTAAAAATGCTGTTAAAGGAAGTGGAGCCAACCTCCGGCAAAATTATTGTGAATGATATGAATTTAAGCAAGATGCCCAGAGCGTTTATTCCCAAATACAGGCGGAAGCTTGGAATGGTTTTCCAGGATTTCCGGCTGTTAAAGGACCGGAATGTTTACGAAAACGTAGCTTTTGCACAGCGGGTGATCGGCGCATCCACCAGGAGCATAAAAGAGTCGGTTCCCGCCATGCTTAAGATGGTGGGACTTTCTTCAAAATACAAGTTTTTTCCTCAGCAGTTGTCCGGTGGTGAGCAGCAGCGTGTCGCCATTGCCAGGGCTTTAATTAACCGTCCTGAAATTCTGTTGGCAGATGAACCTACCGGAAACCTGGATGGACACAACTCCATGGAGATCATGAAGCTATTAAATGAGGTAAATAAGCTGGGAACAACGGTGATTGTTGTCACCCATAGCCAGGAGATCGTAGACCGGATGAAAAAACGGGTGGTTGTGATGGACCGTGGAACCATCATAAGTGACGAGAAAAAAGGCGGTTATACATATGAGAATTAG
- a CDS encoding CvfB family protein, which produces MIELGKMQTLMVQRVKEFGVYVGEEAESQVSVLLPKKQVPEGTGPGDRITVFIYKDSEDRLIATTAAPKLQVNETAVLQVKEVGKIGAFLDMGLEKDLLLPFKEQTHKVRPGEKVLVALYIDKSKRLAATMRVYSYMSNQSPYKKDDQVTGIIYEINENLGAFVAVDHRFYGLIPRKEVFENYREGDEVTARVTKVREDGKLDLSPRQKAYIQMDADSGKVLEIIETQFDGSLPFTDKAEPEVIKREFSMSKNAFKRAIGHLLKEGKIRITESKIERIK; this is translated from the coding sequence ATGATTGAATTAGGAAAGATGCAGACCCTGATGGTACAGAGGGTCAAGGAGTTCGGTGTGTATGTGGGCGAGGAGGCTGAAAGTCAGGTTTCCGTGCTCCTGCCTAAAAAACAGGTGCCGGAAGGGACCGGACCCGGTGACAGGATCACAGTATTTATCTATAAGGATTCCGAAGACCGGCTCATAGCCACCACAGCGGCGCCGAAGCTTCAGGTAAATGAAACCGCAGTACTACAAGTGAAAGAAGTGGGTAAAATCGGTGCATTTCTCGACATGGGACTTGAGAAGGATCTGCTTCTTCCTTTTAAGGAACAGACCCATAAGGTTCGGCCGGGAGAGAAGGTGCTGGTGGCCCTGTACATTGATAAAAGCAAACGTCTGGCCGCTACCATGAGGGTGTATTCTTATATGAGCAATCAGTCGCCCTATAAGAAGGATGACCAGGTAACCGGGATCATTTACGAAATCAATGAGAACCTGGGAGCCTTTGTGGCTGTCGATCACAGGTTTTATGGGCTGATTCCCCGGAAAGAGGTGTTTGAAAATTACCGGGAAGGTGATGAAGTGACGGCCAGGGTTACCAAGGTAAGAGAAGATGGGAAACTGGATTTAAGCCCCAGACAGAAGGCTTATATCCAGATGGATGCGGATTCGGGCAAGGTTCTTGAAATCATAGAAACGCAGTTTGACGGCAGCCTGCCCTTTACCGATAAGGCAGAGCCGGAAGTCATCAAACGGGAGTTTTCCATGAGCAAGAATGCATTTAAGAGAGCAATAGGCCACCTTCTGAAAGAAGGAAAAATCAGGATAACAGAAAGTAAAATCGAAAGAATCAAATAA
- a CDS encoding PucR family transcriptional regulator yields MISNQILQTTIEGLKGITRIDLCICDTEGKVLATTFPDAEDYESSILAFVDSPADSQVIQGYQFFKVLDEHQLEYILLAKGGSDDVYMVGKLAAFQIQSLLVAYKERFDKDNFIKNLLLDNLLLVDIYNRAKKLHIETNIKRVVFIIETQHEKDVNALETVRNLFAAKTKDFVTAVDEKNIILVKEVKEGETYEDLEKTANTVLDMLNTEAMTQVHVAFGTIVSEIKEVSRSYKEAKMAMDVGKIFYSNKNVVAYSKLGIGRLIYQLPLPLCRMFIKEIFDGKSPDDFDEETLTTINKFFENSLNVSETSRQLYIHRNTLVYRLDKLQKSTGLDLRVFEDAITFKIALMVVKYMKYMENQDY; encoded by the coding sequence ATGATTTCGAATCAAATACTTCAAACAACCATTGAAGGATTAAAAGGGATTACGAGAATTGATCTGTGTATTTGTGATACAGAAGGAAAGGTACTGGCAACCACATTTCCTGATGCGGAAGATTATGAAAGTTCAATCCTGGCGTTCGTGGATTCTCCGGCCGACAGCCAGGTGATCCAGGGATATCAGTTTTTTAAAGTGTTAGATGAACACCAGCTGGAATACATTCTTCTCGCAAAGGGAGGAAGCGATGATGTTTATATGGTGGGCAAACTGGCTGCTTTCCAGATCCAGAGCCTGCTGGTTGCTTATAAAGAGAGATTTGACAAGGATAACTTCATTAAGAACTTATTGCTTGACAACCTGCTTTTGGTGGATATCTATAATCGGGCGAAAAAGCTTCATATTGAGACAAACATCAAGAGAGTCGTATTCATCATTGAAACCCAGCATGAAAAAGATGTGAATGCATTAGAAACAGTGCGCAATTTGTTTGCCGCAAAGACCAAGGATTTCGTTACCGCCGTTGATGAGAAGAATATTATTCTTGTAAAAGAGGTAAAGGAAGGCGAAACTTACGAGGATTTAGAGAAAACTGCCAATACGGTTCTGGACATGCTCAATACGGAAGCCATGACTCAGGTCCATGTGGCTTTTGGTACCATTGTAAGTGAGATCAAAGAGGTTTCCAGATCTTATAAGGAAGCCAAAATGGCCATGGATGTAGGCAAGATTTTCTACAGCAATAAGAATGTGGTTGCTTATAGCAAACTGGGAATCGGACGTCTGATTTATCAGCTTCCCCTGCCTTTATGCCGCATGTTCATCAAAGAGATTTTCGATGGTAAATCTCCTGATGATTTTGATGAGGAAACTCTTACGACCATTAATAAATTCTTTGAGAACAGCTTAAATGTATCTGAGACATCCAGACAGCTTTATATTCACAGAAACACCCTTGTTTATCGTCTGGACAAGCTCCAGAAGAGCACCGGCCTGGATCTTCGTGTCTTTGAAGACGCCATCACCTTTAAGATAGCCTTAATGGTAGTAAAATACATGAAATACATGGAGAACCAGGACTATTAA